The following DNA comes from Excalfactoria chinensis isolate bCotChi1 chromosome 5, bCotChi1.hap2, whole genome shotgun sequence.
TGCCTATGTGTGTGTAAGAGTGCCCAATGTGTGGGCAGAGTGAGGAGGTGGTGACATTCCGTAGAGTATAGTGTACACAGACAGTGGTTTCCAGCAAGGTTGGATTGCGTGCTGCACAACGTCCTTCTATAACAAGTAGGGCTGTGTGAGGGTGCTCATATCTTTGAGACAGCatcctggctgctgccagtcTGAATCTCTGGTTAATCAGCAAGTCTTGGTAATGAACAGTTAGTGCCTTATGCTCAACAAAGCAGCGCCTAAGTTTTTTGACCTAAATGATGTtgtgtctgtgctgctttgcagtaaTTTCCAGCTTTCTGGTGCCCAACTTTGCAGCTGGGGAACGTGTGGCCCAACGCCCATCCATAACAATGAATTGAACAGTTATTGAAATGTTTGCAGtgatttccttctgctgcagacATTGTCAGAGTGACCCAGGACTTTGTGATGCCCCGAGGGGACGAAAGCAAAGTGCTGCTTTACTTGATATTGTCCTGATCTACACTGGGAAGCTAGGTAGGGCAAGGAATGTTACAAAGGTGTAAAGTGGAAGGATGTTATGCTTACATTCTGGAGTAGCATCTGCTTTGCACCCTCTGTTTATATTTGCATGCATACATATTCAAGTATTTTTTTAGTGAGCTCAGAGACTTGGTTTGGATCCACTCataaaaacagggaaaatagGCTGAGAAGAGACTGAGAGGAGTAAGAGCGAACCATCTTTGCTCCGTGGCTTTTGCAAAGGTGTTTGGAGCCCCAGCTTTTTAGACTGTGATGTGGTTCTGTGGGCATATGATAAAATACGGCTAACTGCTGTTACAGCCCTGGTACCTGGGCTCAGATTGCCTTTGGAGAGCTGTTTGTGTGAGTGTTTGCTCTTAGAGTAGCAGTTACCTTATGGGGAGGGGGAACACGGTAGCGTGTGGGAGACTGTGAAATCTGGAAGTATATTTCAgccatatttctttttctccttctagaGATATAAAGACATTAAATATCTTTCTAACCAAAGCAAACCTGATTAAACTGGGAGACTATGGGTTGGCAAAGAAGCTGAACTCTGAGTATTCTATGGCTGAGACTGTGagtatatgttttcttttgtgcagAACTGAGGGTTGGagtttgttgtttcttgtttgtttttccatgtaaTCTCTGCATGCCTTGCAGAAGATCAGGAATGCTTaacttattttctgtgtttttccttcctctttccacCTAACTCTGATCACTGTGTATTTGCTGATGTGTTGAAGCCTCCAATTATCCTTGTTCCCAGGTTATCTTTTTGAGGTTTAAACTAAAGATAGGTGACACTGTGGGCATAGAATTGCACCAGAGCCAGCATAACTACATTAGAGAGCACTGTTCGTTCTCTAGTACCTATCCGCTTCCGAAGGTGAATCTATGTAACATGAAGGTATTGCTATCTGAGGGCACAGTGAGCACGGTCACATCATTTCTAACTCACTCCCTATGGACTAATTAAAGCCAGTTCAGCAGGTTAAGTTAACCTGGTCATGCTGCTGTGCTAGCAGGACTATTTTGGCTCAGCTGGGTCTGAGATAGCTTGGATCTATTTCCCTGACATTGCACTGTGCCATGGATAGGCCTCTTGTCTCTTTAATATTTAGACTCTGAACTGAATTACAAAGAAGCAAGAGAGGTGCTTCTAATGGTAGATGTTTATTGGTCATGCTGTTGGTGGGTGGGAAAGCTTGTAGAAAAAAGTAATTCTTCCAGAAGGCTGTCAGGTTTGGCTTTGTTCCAGACCCTTCCAGAAAGCAGTTCCACAGCCGTGGTTATGAAATAGGATAAGCTGTATTGCAGGCACCTGAATAGCTCGACTTAGATTTCCCAGCTCTGTTCATTTCTGTGATTGCGCACTAGAGTTGGAAAGGGAAACATTGTCTGGATGTCTCCTATCTGCTAAAGGCCTTTATTGCAGTGTAGGATACAAGCCAACCTGCACATCCCCTTACTAGGCCTTATTATTAGATTTATGTAAGCTATTGGTGCTCTGTTAAGATGTGCAGCTAAATGCTTGCCAACTTCCCTCCAAAATATGAGCGTATTGTGTAGTTGTAAGTGGGACCTCAAGGCTGCTGTATAAAGTCCTTGCTATGCTGGGCTGTAGCAAAACCATTtgttttgtctcatttttcatGGCTTACTGACTTTCAGAGAACCTGCAGTGTGTGCTATGAATTTTCCCTCTATTATTGTTGCCCGTGTTGGGTATATTCATCCGTacaacagcttttttttcctccatcctgTTTCTGACTTTTGAAAATCTTCTAGTTAAATATTTCCAAccatctttcttttgtattttctggCTGTGCTCCAGGCCAGCTGTTCAGTTTGTGGTCTAATGGCTTGACTAGTGGCGGTCTGCAAGTTGTCCCTTGTAAAATGAGTGCAAACCTTGTTATTGTTGGTATTTTTCGTTATCAGATTTGTAACAGGCAAATTATGAACTTGTAAAATAGGTACATCTTGCTTACTAAATGTTTGTCTCTTAATTTGTTACCCTTCCTCCCAATTACCAAGGAAGACATAGAAAAATATGCCTTACATTATCCTTTCCTTGAAAAAGATGCAGTGTCCTAGTTCTTTTTGTGGTATTCCATCTAGCTGAGGTTCTAAGCCTTCCTGTGGTTAGGGCTTGTGCAGCTCTGTAGCCGTCATACCGtgtaaaaagaaatggaaggtaGAATGGAAATGGTCCACCAAATACCTAACAAGCACTTTCAGAATCTACCAGAGTCTAATGAAAGACAGCCTTTGTAGTCCTCGGAGTTTTGTGAGAAAGCTGAAAGGGCAGCTATaaatatttccccttttcttaAATCTCAtctttttgtattatttcaatGTCTGGTTGCTTGCTAGGAAATGAGCTCAGTTCAGGGAAGCTTAATTCTTACACCTTTTAACCTGCTCTTTGTGTATCTCCTTTTTGTAACTTTGAGCTTTACCGCTATTTCTGTTACAGCTGCAAAGGCATCTCTATTTAAAGTGCTGGGTTCTTAGATTTGAGGCAGGGGGCTTAAATACTGTTCAGGAAAGCCCACTTCTGAAGTGTAAGCCTTTCAGGTAGGATCAGTGCCAGCTTTCTACGTACTGACCCCAAAGTAAACCCTCCTTAATCAGAGACAAAGTAGCCTTTGTCTGGTAGGACCTTGTCATCAGAGTGGCTCCATAGGTGCAGGCTGACATTTCTGTTAGAAGCTTTGCTAGGTCCCTTTTCCATTAATCTCTTGTCAGGGTTTCTGTATAGCTGGTCAGTATGTGAAGCCTAATTACCCCTAAATGCAGTATGTTTAAGAGAGGGGCAAGTCCTTATTGTGTTGCTATGACTGTTGTTGAGAACCGTGTACTACATCAGAAGGTGAGCAGAGGTGTCTAGGATCACGTTAGAAATGCAGGGACAAGCTTGTGGGTGAGGGAGGAAGAAGTGTGCTGCTTGTTCCCATCCCTCCAGCACATGTTGGGGGGGATGTGTAATCTGTATCACTGACGCTGTGTCAGAGCTTTGTTGAATCCTGATGCTCACAAACCTGTGTAAACAGGTGAGATGCAGAGCTTCAGAACAGAGAACTGCTGGTTGtttctgattttgaaatgttctttttttcctagctgGTAGGAACTCCTTACTACATGTCTCCAGAACTCTGCCAGGGTGTGAAATACAACTTCAAATCAGATATttgggctgtgggctgtgtcATCTTTGAGCTTCTTACTTTGAAGAGGACCTTTGATGCTACTGTAAGTCTGCAAACCAGGATGGACTGAATTACCGTATTTTTATCACTCTGAGGTACACTCTTGGCTCGTAGCTTTCTTAATTcgtgtttttctttcactgctgtttgAATCTGCTAATTAAGAAACTAGTGGCCCGGGTGTGCTGATAACAGTCAGAGGAATTGCTTACAAGATTTTCCCATGGGTACTTCCATGGCCTTTGCCAAACCCATTCCTCTATAGCCCTGGGTTTACCAGATGCTGACTGCAGACTGTGTTCTGGTTGTAGGTAAAATGTTCTTTCCTCTGCAAGAGGGAAGTTTGTGATTGTGGTacttgggtttgtttgttgtttttttagcaTTACCAGCTGTGAGCAACATTGTGTAGGGACAAAACCTGGCCTTTGGATTTTGCAGGATTTAGTCCTGTTGCCTTTTCCCAAAGATTGGGTGCAAGAGAGGAGTTGTCAAGCTGGCATGGAAATGGTAAAAGGGAGCGTTGCTGGCTGGAACATGCAGTTTCACTGCGTGTGAGATGAGATGGGAAAAGCTGCAAGCTGGAATGGCACAAGATTCTGTAACCCTTAAAAGAATCATgtgaaaatactgtaatttcCTGGCTATAGAGTTCACATTAGCTATGCTGCTGTGTGGTGCTTTATTCTGTGTAGGAGCGTGCATACAGAGAGGAGCATGTTCTCCTCTGACTGTTAGAGAATTTGATGACAAGGCAGATGTCACCGAGTCCTAACTATGGGAGGTACCAGCACTGCAGTACTTACTATCAGGTTTCTGGAGCAACTGGAGGCCAGGATGTGTCCTGATGGGAGAATAATGAAGAGAATAATGGAGACCATCACCACCTCTCCCTTTGGCACAGTACACCGTTCAGTTCCCTTAcagctggtttttgttttgtgcctAGAATCCCCTGAACCTGTGTGTGAAGATTGTTCAGGGAAATCGCGCCATGGAAGTTGATTCCTCTGTCTACTCCTGGGAGCTAATCCAGATGGTGAATTCCTGCCTAGATCAGGTTGgtgaaatactgaattttcAGACGTCCCTGCCCAGCTGTGCAGTTCAGATGCAAAGGGGAATGACGTGCCTGTTTCAGCATGAGGGCAGTAGATGCAAGGTAATCTCTATGAGGCATCACTAAGGCTGGGCTTCTTCCAGTTGTCTCAGGATGCCTTTCAGTTCTGCAGACTCTGGAGGGATGCTGGGTTTGCTGTGATGACAACTATTTTACAGACTCgcagaaggaattattttctcatgCAGTGTTACGGAGGTGGAAGCCTCATCTCCGCACAGTCTGCCTTTCTGACCATGACTGTTGATTTCtacaggaaataatttttttggaAGCAAGGATAGTGTGAATATATTCAGAGTGGGTAGGTCTGTACTGCGTATCCCAAGCATTTATCCCAATTCATTCCAAATAttaattcctttctcttttggagggaggcagggaagaAGATCCATGCAACCTCGTACCAGTATATCACTGTAGATGATGGGTGTTTCCCAAAGAATGACTTACTGCTCACTTCTTTCAGGATCCAGAGAAGAGACCCACTGCAGATGAGCTGCTTGAACAACCCCTTCTCAGCAAACGGAGGAGGTAATTGGATAGATGGTCTTGCCTGAAAATCTGATCAAGCCAGGTGGTAGAAAGAGCAGGAGGATTTGTGCAGACTACTGGCATTTATAATTGTGAAGCAAAGTCCTTAAGTTAATTTGTCCTGATGTGAGGCTATTTTTGAAGTATACTTCATCATCTTTAGGAGAGAAGCggtttttgctttcttgtttctgGTCAGTTGCTCTGCCTGTTGAGGCACGGGTACGGTGAGAAAGATATCTGCATTTCTGGTCTCAGGAGCTGGTATATTGAGAACCTGGAGGCATCTGTCAGTCCTTGGAGGAATGCTAGTATCTGCTTTTCAGATCTCTGAATGAAGTGTTATATTTAGACCCTCGCAGGATCATTGAAAAATGCCTTTCATAATACATATCTCACACAGTGtagacacattttttttcctctacctCTTTTTTCCTGAGAGAGTTGTACTGAAAATAGTCTATTTTAACTTAGTTTGGCCCCCAGCCTGCACACactgtctttttttaaagatagaACAGTATTTTGGACTCTCCGGATCCCACTTTGGTTGCACTGGGGGCAGTAAGTTAAGTccattattatttatattgttttaattGGCGATCAATGATGTTTGAGTTTTGTCTTGCTATATGCACCACCATAAATCCCAAACCCTGATAAAATACAGCCCATCAAGGTAATCTTAGTGCAATATGGGTGTTGGTTGGCCAAGTTTTGAAATGTATCTAGTTTGTTCTCAGCACTTCTGGAAGTTTGTTAGCTCTGTGGCACATTACTTCTCCCCTCCTTTGTGCATTGCAGTGAGCTGGTAAACAGCCGCCATGTTTCCTCCAAGAGGGAGCAGCAGTTTATAGGAAAGGAAATcagtgtatgtgtgtgctgCTTATCAGTAAATTACTTTGGGAGATGTGGTGTTGTTTCCTAAAATACTTTTTGTCCTTTGGCAGAGAGATGGAAGAGAAAGTCACACTGCTCAATGGGCCAAATAAGCGACCAAGGTAATTATTTTGGCACATGTTTGGAAAGGAAGTCTGGGTAGAACAGCTCACCAGAGAGGAACTTTGCTGAGAGTGTTAGTCTATGACAGCCATTCCTTAAATGCTAGGAATTAGACATGTTTGATACTGAGTTGTCATCCCACATTTTACTCTGCCTTTTACATGCGTGTGTATGGCTGGAACCTTACCTCAGCAGGTCTTTATACAGCAGCATAATCTATCCTGCTCAGGATGTAGTCTTTGCAACCTAAATATCTGAGGCTGTAATGTAGATTTCTGCTTAGGCAGATTTACGTGAGCGGGAGAAATATGACTGTCTGAATGCTGAATTTGAAATGGTTACTTTTCGTAGAAGTGGCTTTATGCAAAAGTTCTGCTTAGTGAAGCAGGTAGCAATACATGCCACACGTATACAGTTTCTGTGACTTGTGTATCTGTTCAGTTACCACGTTTCTTCCTGATAAACTCGAGCACTTTATGTGAGGTTGTTCCAGTTCATGAGTTGTTCACAGACTGTTTGATAATGACCTTCCATTTCACATTCTGCTAGAGAAGTGGTTTGCAGGGAAGAGTTGTATCTCCCCCAAATGGAATGCCTGTAATTCAAATAAAGTGGAGATAGGGGGAATTTAGAAGCTTTTGAGCAAGATTTTGTGACTTCTTTACAAATGAGAACTACTCTGTGGCAATTCATTGAAAGCCCAGcggttctgttgtttttaatgacaTCAAATTGGATTGTAGGCTTTCTTTAACGCTTGCTGGaggctgttttcatttctgctcagagATGTATTTGATCCCGAGCCATTCTTTAACAGTTGAGGCCTCACAATGACAGAATGAAGAGAGCAGTTTGTGAAAATACAGACTGTGAATGGTTGTGAAGGACTGCAGCTTGGGCTTGGGGAGACCAGTAGAGGGAGAGCAGTAGGAAAATGCATGATGACAGTGATGTCAAAATGATTAAAAGCATGTGTGTTCTGGGGGGGTCCTTGTGCAGGTCGAGTACCGTGAATGAGGCTCCCATTGCAGTGGTGACTTCACGCACTAGCGAGGTGTATGTCTGGGGGGGCGGGAAGTCCACCCCCCAGAAGCTGGATGCCATCAAAAGTGGCTGCAGTGCACGCCAGGTGTGTGCTGGTAACACTCACTTTGCTGTGGTGACAGTGGAGAAGGAGCTCTACACTTGGGTGGTAAGTGAGAGAAACTGCAGGAAGGGCGGGTGGTGGGAAGGGAAAGTCAGAATCCACCACCAACCAGTTATGAGCGTGTTAAAGCTGGATGGGAAGCAGCCTGGAAATAGGCAAATTTGATTGCAGTGGATGCTGCGGGAGGCCATCTGCTTTGGCACTGACTCAAGTCTCCCAGGACTAGTGTGCTTTTGGGTGAAGTTTTCCATCGTGCTGGGAGGTGAACTGGAGGTTAATTGTGCATCTCAAGATTGTAGGTGGTAGATGTGTAGGCCCAGACATTGAGTCAAATGtctcttcttcccctttctgGTGACCAGAAGCGCAGTGTAGGATTTGTGGCATACTGTTGTCTTTGATGTCACTTGCTGGATGTTCCTGCCAAAATCCCCATTGAAATATTTGAGTTAGCTATTAGTAATTTAGTTTCAGCTACAATGCAACTCAGAGttgttggggctttttttgtttcatttcccccccccttttttttttcctatagacTATTTGGTGACATTTATgtaatggtttttgttttgcagccaTTAGGGTTTAGAAATGCTGATTAAAAAGCTGAAGGATGAATTGTACTGAAGTGGATTCTGTAGCTTGGCAGGTGAAAAAAGAGCAGGGATTCCTCACCAGTGCTTAAATCCACCAGCTGGTGGCCTGAGACCACATCAGTCATTTGTGCACAACTTTTGAACTGTGCTGATGTTTAAAGTGTTGCCACTTAGGTAGCAATCTCTTTCCTAGAGTATTTATTGCTTTCTCTTGTCCTGTGCAGTCTTCTGTTGTTCCTTGGAGCCACTGTAATTCTTGGCACCGTATCAGGAGTTGCAAATACGTAACCTCACCAGatgtgtttggctttttttcttgcagaatatGCAGGGTGGTACCAAGTTGCATGGGCAGCTGGGGCATGGGGATAGAGCATCCTACCGGCAGCCAAAGCATGTGGAGAAGCTTCAGGGAAAAGCCATTCGCCAGGTGTCCTGCGGAGATGATTTCACAGTGTGCATCACAGGTGAGACATGGAAGGGTACTACCATCCCCTCACTTTGCTATGCTCTGGACTTGTTTGCCTTCACAGAAGGTCAGCAGAGTGGCATTATGCAAAAAGGAGAAAGTTCTGCGTGTTCCCTAACTTTCAGTTTTGTGGACCAACCGTTCAGTAGTGGAGATGGTGAAAGTCAGCCTACATGGGAAGATGCTGACTCCCAGGAAATCTGGGTGATTATTGTTTTTCCTAGGGATGCATCTCTTTGTTGATGAAAGTAATGGCTGTGCAGAACTCTTGTGGCTGTGCAGCATCCATACTCTTAACGGTGCATATGTTGTTTCTCACACATCCCTCGTGTTAAAGGCAGAAGAACCTGAATCCAAGGATCTAAATGtgtttgaaacatttttgttggATTGTGTGAGGAAAGGGTGCCTCAGTTATGACAGAAGCTTGGAAAAGTACAGGTTTGGCAGGGATGAGCTCCGATGCTCGGCAGTGGAGGACTTAATTTGGGAGTGACAGGGTCAGTTTGTGGGTTTCTATTACAAAATGTGATAGGCTCAAcctaagattttttttacaCTGGTGGCCTGAAAAAGCTGCATGTTGTGCTGCGGATCATCCATCTTAGTGTAATCAAGAAAGAACTTCATAGCCTCCTGATGACATTATTCTGCACAAAAAATGGCGAGTGATTAGAGAAAAAAGTTGCTTTAGCCATGTCCTAAGAGATGAATGTGCAGCCTAATCAAATCTGTGTGCTAACCAAGCTTCCGTTGCCTCCTTCAGATGAGGGCCAGTTGTATGCATTTGGCTCGGACTATTATGGATGCATTGGCATTGACAAGGCTTATGGCTCTGAAGTACTTGAGCCCCTGCAGCTGGATTTCTTTCTTACCAACCCTGTGGAGCAGGTCTCATGTGGAGATAACCACGTGGCAGTGCTGACCAGGAACAGAGAAGTTTACACGTGGGGCTGTGGAGAGTATGGTAGGTAGTCTCCCTGGAATCTAAAGGCACTGGGGCATTGCTCCAGATGGCGACATGGTGCACATGTTGGGTGAAGGCTGTTTGGCATATGCTGTGGGACATTGTGTCTTCCgggctttctttccttgtgaGAATGGGAAATGGGACTGAGTCCTTGAGACCTCTCTCTGAGAAGCTCTAGGGCACCACCTGGCTTTCTTATGAATAGGGCAGTCATTCTGTGAATGAGATTTGGTTACTTTGAAGATTGGCAGGCAATCTGTGTAGGGAAGTGGGTTTCTAGTTCTATGAGGAGACTTGGGACTAGGGAGAGACCACAGAATTTCTTAGGGGTGGGCACCTGTGAGGCCCTTTCTGACTGTACTGTTTTCACTGTACAGGGCGCCTGGGTTTGGATTCAGAAGAAGATCACTATACACCTCAGAAGGTAGGACTGTGACCACTTCTTCCCAAAATCCGCGTGGGCCTAACTCCagatttgttgctgtttggaAATGTTAGCTGCCTGAGGCTCGAgcagggtttttgtttggtttctgtcTGTTTGTTAAGGTATCATAGAGTTTGCaagggttttattttcatttactcaCTTCGTTTTGCTTCATTTATCCCTAGAGATCATGGCAAAGGGATGTGCTACTTCCAGACTAGCCAGCATCATGACTTAGAGCTGATCTCCAAGCTGAAACTGGAAATGCTGAACTTAGTATTATAGAAATCATAGGAAATACCAAATTGCATGCCTCAGGTCTGTACAGGAAACTTGCAACACTGCAAACAAATGGGAGTCTTTGAATTTCACTTAATGTGTTAAAGATGAGTTTGAAGTAGAACCCTCTTGAAATGTGGTGCAAGGGataattaaagtaaaataacCCACTGAGGGTTAGAAACCAGCGAGGGTGTGCCTGGTAGCCAAATTTCTGCACAGTATCATACCCACATAACACAGACTCAGCCTTGCTTGGCTGCCTGATGCTGCAGCTTGTAGATCTCAGCTGACTGGGATGTGTGTCCACCACATTCTGGTTCCTCTGCTGGATCAGAAGTGTCTGCACACAAGATCTAGAATGTTTTGAATTTCTGCACTGCTACCAGAATCTCAGTATGCTACAGACTTTATGGTATTCTTGCATTGTATTCAAATCAACTGAATTAGGTGCTGTTAGTGCCCAGGCTAGCTGAACCGCTGTTTTTTAATCCAGTATGTTTTTCCTATGCTGGCTTCTATGTTGCATTGGTTGGGATTTTGATTTTCTCAGGGTATGTTTCTTCCACATAGGTGGATGTTCCAAAGACTTTGAACATCGTATCTGTTCACTGTGGCTGTGATGGGACCTTCCTGCTCACCCAGACAGGCAAAGTGTTGGCGTGTGGACTCAATGAGTTTAACAAGCTGGGCCTGAATCAGTGCACATCAGGGATAATTAACCACGATGTAAGTACATTTGGGTCCCTGACCTCAGCTTCCAACAGCCAGTAGCACATGctggaatcatagagtcatagaatcacaatgttggaaaggacctactagatcatctagtccaaccatcctcccattattgttgctaccacaagctgctaaaccagatcttgtagctcctcatccagatgcctcttgaacactgccagggacagagactccaccacttccctgggcagccattccagtgcctgaccactctgagagaaaaaagttctttcttatgtccagtctgaacctcttctggtacaacttgtggccatttccttgggtcctgtttgttgacTGGGAAaaggccaagcccctcctcatcacaacctccctttaggaagttgtagagtgtaATGAGGTGTCtcccatgagcctcctcttctccaggctaaacaagcccatctccctgAGCCGCTTctcatcagacttgtgctccagacctctcaccagtttcattgcctttctctggacatgttccagggcctcaatgcctttcttgtagtgaggagcccaaaactaAAGAGAGGTCCTGCAACAAGTTTGTTAGATTTATGCTTGTTTGTTAGTTCCAGACTGAAACAGTGGATACTGGTGTTGTGGGGAGGGGCAAATTATTCCTCAGCTTCCTGTCTGCCCAGTGGTCTTGTAAGATCTGAGGTAGTGAAGCACAGTGAACTGCTCCAGTGTAACTGGAAGCTGACAGGAGATTTCCATACCTGTGCTGGGGAACTGTCTAGGTTAACGTGGTCTGCCAAGACCTGCTTGAGTAGGTCTTAGCTGATAAATGTGTGATTCTTCACTCTGTGCTTACCCACGTGTCTTTTCTCAGACATACTGTGAGGTACCCTATGCTACTTCCCTGACTTTGGCCAAGCAGCTCTCCTTCTACAAGATCCGTACCATTTCTCCAGGGAAAACGCACACAGCTTCCATTGATGGTGAGCCACATGTGTTAAGAGACAAATACTACTACTTGCTTCATTCCTTTACATCAGCTTTGCCCTTTCAGCCTGGCTTCCCTTGGTGAAGTGGCGCTATCAGTGCAATGATTGTCAGCCCCTTGACCTTGAAAGTTATGTTCTTGGTATCAGGGCTCACGCGTGCTCCAGGAACCAAGATTTCCCATTCCTCaactgagaaacagcagcatcagctgccagagtcatctttattttttcttgggtttttttgtttttgtttgaaaaagagGTTTTTGAAAAAATTATGGGGAATCCACTATCCTCTGGGACAGTGAAGGAATCATTTGTGACTGATGTCACTTGAGCAAAGCCTAACTCAGCCAGAGGAACTGGGGTGGTGTTTCCAGGCTGAAGCTTTTCCTCTCGAGGCAAGCACTGTTTTCTCCCAGTCTGGCTGGCTTCTCAGCAGAGTCCTTGCTGGTTACGGGCTGGTGCTGCTAGTTGTCTGCATGCATGGCTGCTTCCAGAGTTGGGCCCTCGCTGTGACTGTCTCCTCGTTCCTCCTCTCAGAGCGAGGCCGCCTGCTGACCTTCGGCTCCAACAAGTGCGGACAGCTTGGTGTTGGGGACTATAAGAAGCACCTGGGAATTAACCTGCTGGCAGGCCCCCTGGGGGGTAAGCAGGTGATCAGGGTTTCATGTGGAGATGAATTCACCATAGCTGC
Coding sequences within:
- the NEK9 gene encoding serine/threonine-protein kinase Nek9, encoding MSLGEYERHCDSISSDFGNESSGRGGSRGGGGLPGEQEELHYIPIRILGRGAFGEATLYRRTEDDSLVVWKEVDLTRLSEKERRDALNEIVILALLQHENIIAYYNHFMDNTTLLIELEYCNGGNLYDKILRQKDKLFEEEMVLWYLFQIVSAVSCIHRAGILHRDIKTLNIFLTKANLIKLGDYGLAKKLNSEYSMAETLVGTPYYMSPELCQGVKYNFKSDIWAVGCVIFELLTLKRTFDATNPLNLCVKIVQGNRAMEVDSSVYSWELIQMVNSCLDQDPEKRPTADELLEQPLLSKRRREMEEKVTLLNGPNKRPRSSTVNEAPIAVVTSRTSEVYVWGGGKSTPQKLDAIKSGCSARQVCAGNTHFAVVTVEKELYTWVNMQGGTKLHGQLGHGDRASYRQPKHVEKLQGKAIRQVSCGDDFTVCITDEGQLYAFGSDYYGCIGIDKAYGSEVLEPLQLDFFLTNPVEQVSCGDNHVAVLTRNREVYTWGCGEYGRLGLDSEEDHYTPQKVDVPKTLNIVSVHCGCDGTFLLTQTGKVLACGLNEFNKLGLNQCTSGIINHDTYCEVPYATSLTLAKQLSFYKIRTISPGKTHTASIDERGRLLTFGSNKCGQLGVGDYKKHLGINLLAGPLGGKQVIRVSCGDEFTIAATDDNHIFAWGNGGNGRLAMTPTERAHGSDICTSWPRPIFGSLHHVPDLSCRGWHTIIVVEKVLNSKTIRSNSSGLSIGTVTQSCTTGGGEEEENEREAETPDPSGGFRGTMEADRGMGGWISTTEAKGGDSADISSCPGWLRKELENAEFIPMPDSPFPMSMASSEPEKETLPYQELQGLKVAPEEPTGFNKPKTEPWPPCLSPDLPCSEGKAVPPVVGCMCSALQAEVEHLRSLVLQCLDDQKKLQQETLRLRAQLQRFCSGTGGTQQVEVHSKGTQTAKEEMEVDPKPDLDSDSWCLLGTDSCRSSL